GCGGGTATCCTCCTCCAGAAGCCTGACCAACAGGCTGGCCGCAGTTGGGGCAAAAAGCGCCCTCGACGGGCGAACCACAGTTGGCACAGTAAGGCATAGTGGATCTATTGAATCACGGCTGGACCGGGGACTCAATGGGTTCTTCGCGAGGCTCCTGGCGCGCGCGCCAGGCGATCCACTCGGCGCCGGCCAGGACGGCCATCGCGGCGAGGAAGCTCCACGTCAAGATCGTGACGGAATGCTTGAAGACGCCGAACTCGCGGTCGAACTTGCGGAAGAGCCAAGGCCAGATGGCGAGGTTGATCCACTTGAGCAGTTCGAGGCAGAGGCCGACGACGACGACGCGGGGAAGGATGGCGCGGCGGGGCACGGCGGTGTTCGGGAGGTAGATGTAAATGAGGAACAGTGCGAGGACAGTGACGGGAAGGGAGGCGGCCTTGGCGATGAGCTTGATGGCCCAGGGGGCGCTGGTTCCCGCCTGTCCGAAGAAGGCTTCCCAGACCTGCACGCCCGCGCCGGTGAGCGCGGCGGAGAAGAGAGCGAGGATGCCGCAGGCGAAGATGAGGCCCATGCTGACGATCTGGTTTTTGAGGAGGTTGCGGTTTTCCGAGACGCCCCAGGCGCGGTTGAGGGCGACTTCGAGAGGGAGGAAGATGCCGTTGGCGGTGAAGAGGAGGAGCAGCATGGAGAGCCACTCGACCTGGCGGCGCCACTGTGTGATGGTTTCGAGGTTGTAGGTGAGGAACTCGCCGGTGGCGCCGGCGAAGTAGTCCTGGATGGTGGCGTAGAGGGCGGTGACGGCGGCCGGCCAGCCGAGGACGTTGCGCAGCAGCGCGATGAGCACGAGCATGAAGGGCCAGAAGGAGAGCAGGACGTTGGCGGCGATGGCGAAGGCGTAGACGTGGGATTCGGTGGAGAGGACGTAGCGGGCGATCTGGCGGGAGTCGGCTTTCAGTTCGATCAAGGCGGAGCGGATGTCAGCGGCGAGTTGCCGGAAGAGGGCGGCCACAGTTCGATACTATCCATCGAGGGAGCGCCATGTCTGCTTTCGAACCCGTGCTGCACTCCGTCTCTTACGCGGGCGTCTGGCCCGGTCAAGCCCGGCTGACGCTGGATGAGTTTCTCGTGAAGGCCGCCGAACTCGGCTTCCGCGGCGTCATGCTGATGGCCAAGCGCCCGCATCTATCGGTGCTCGACTACGGGCGGGAGGAGTGCCTGCGGCTGCGCGAGCGGATGGACTCGCTGGGGCTGTACTGCGCGGTGCTGGCCGGGTACAACAACTTTTCCGCGGGGGCGGAACGGCCCGACGTGCCGCTGGTGGAGATCCAGTTGAGCCACATCGAGGCGCTGTGCCGCAGGGCGGCGGATCTGGGCGCGCCGGTTGTGCGGATTTTCACGGCGTATGAGCATCCGGAATTTCCGCAGCACCGGCTGGTGGACATTCTCCGGGAGGCAGCGGACCGGGCGGCGAAATATGACGTGATTCTTGGGGTGCAAAACCACCATGATTGCGCGTCGCATTACCTGGCTCTGCGGGATCTGCTGGACGCGGTGAACCATCCGCATTGCAAGGCATGCTTCGACGCCTGGACGCCAGCGTTGCAGGGGGACAATGTCGAGGCGGCGGCGCGGATCATGGCGCCATACACGGTACACACGACGGCGGCGGATTACCAGATGCGGCCGCGGTTCCGGTATCAGCCGGCGCAGGTGAATTTCGAGCCTTTGACGCCGGCGACGCTGGCGGTGCCGATGGGGGAAGGGATCATCAACTACCGGGCGTTTCTGGCCGGATTGCGCGAAGGCGGTTACCGGGGGCCGGTGGCGTATGAAATGTGCAGCCCGCTGCGGGGCGGGGGATCGGTGGAGAATCTGGACCGGTGCGCGCGGGTGTTTCTGAATTTCCTCAGCCATTTCAGCGAATAAGGCACCCGTGCCTGCCCTGAGTTCATGCTCAGGAAAAATCCGGTTTCGTCTTTTGTTCCCGATTGACAAACGGGGGGCATGATAGTCGGGGCATGAGAAGGAAGACGATTGTCTCTTTCGTGATTGCGGTTTTTGCTCTCGTGGGAATCGCCCCAGAGGCTATTCCCTGGCAAAGGCCGTTGGATTGCTGTAAAACGTGCGGAACGGGCGGACAGTCCTCATGGGGGACGCGATTCTCTTAATCAATGCCAAGTTGGGCAGAACAACACGCCCTTCATCTGGCGGATGTGCGATATGTGCATCATGATTTGGGTGGAGGTGGCGCCTGGAATCCTCCAGCGCTGGCCTTGTTGTCCCCTGCCGGACACGTACTGTTCTTCCTGCACCGGCCTTTACTTCAACGACCCGTTCATCGACAGTTGCTATGGGCTTCCCCTTTGTCCCTGCAACGCTGCGATGGGCGGCGCCTGAGGAGGACATAACATGCGTGCACGATGCCTTGTCTCTGTGTATTCACGATGATTCCGGCGGCCGGCGGCCTGTGGCTGGCCGCACAAACGACACAACAGATTCAACTTTCTTCCGTGCGCTTGGATGCCCGGCCTCTCACCGTCCAGTACGAAGAACGGCCCATCGTGCCTGGCAAAGCCCCCGTCATAGGTTCCAAGCGGACATTTGCTATCCGGGGTGATTTGTCTACGGTGACGGACACGATCATCTATTTCACAAACGGAAACGGCGTCAGCAGCCATGTGCGGGAAATCGCATTTTCTAGCGGCGACCGCCTGAGAATTGACGAGCGGCTCTCGTTAGTCACTGCCATCCGGACTTCCGTCGTCTTTTCCGAACAGTTGCCGCTCCTCACCACGCGTTCCAACTGCACGGACGATTTCACAGGGCAGCGCCAACGATCCTTCTCCACGCGGGCGGAGAAGCTTCTCGGATACTCGTTCGTGGCCGAGACGCGGCAGGCCGGGCCGCGGAGAATCAAAACATGGGCCAGCCCGGAACTTGGATGCGTCGAACTTCGCCGCGTGGCGGAGTTCCTCGATGCCTCGGGCAGAGTCACGGACACCAGCGAACTGGTCGCCGTTTCCGTCATCCCGGGCGAGCCCGATGCGAAACTCTTTTCGGTCCCTCTGCATTTTGAACACGTCAGCTATTCCGAACAGCTCGTCCGCGCCGCGCAGGCCGCGGGCAGGACGCCATCGGAAGAGGAACTGGCGGGTCTGAGGCGGCAGGATGCCATCTGGGAAAGGCAGCGCATTACGGACCTGGCGACGGTCGGCAAGACGCCGCGGAGGGTGCTGAGTTCCGCGAAGTAGCCCGCGTTTTCTGACAAGAGCATCCTTCCGCACGCCAGCAAAGCGGCTTCGTGGGAGTATGTAGAGGGTGCAGGCAGAATGCTGAAACCTCTCTCGTCGAGACAAAACGCCTGCAATAATCCATTTAATTTACAAGATTCGCAAGGCGGAACTTGCATATTTGTTCATAGTGCTCGGAAGTTTTCAGAAAAACGGTTGACATACGCGCGGGGGTGGGTATAATTTGAGGTGAAAGGAGGCAAACGATGCCAACGCCGAAAAGCGAAAGAGGAGACGATGTCACGAAAATGAAACTCCCGCTTCTGTGTTGTGCTCTCTGGATGATGCCGCTCGTCGCGCAGACGGCGGATGCGCTGGACGTGGAGGGCATCAAGGGGCACATCGAGGTTCTGACAGTGGCTGACCGGAGTGGCACGCTCATTCAGGTGCAGCCGATAGACCGGCGGGAACAGGTCGTGCTCGTGCTGCAATACGCTGACAAAGTGAAATTCATGCCTGACTGGAAAGGAACGGGCACGTTCTACCTGAGCAGGGGACTGGTGGCTTTCTTGGGGGACGATGGGGTGAAACGGATGGCCAAGTTCCCGAATCTTCCCGTCCCACCGTCGCTCGGGAAGCTCTCTATGGACAACTTCGAAGTCGTGGGAATTGCCCGCTACGGGCAGTTTGCGCCTCTTTCGGAGAAACAACTGGCGAATCTGCGGTCGTTCGGCACATGCAGCCCCAATTCCGGTGCGCCGGAAGGGCGGCAAGCCACAGCGCCGCAGAATCTCCCTGCCCCGGGATGCGGCGGGATGACCTGTACATCGGGAGGGGAGGGCGCGACCAGTTGCAGCGCCGGCGGAGGTAGCGGCTGCTCCGTATCTTGCAGCGCAGGCTGGTACGCCTGCTGCAATGCGAACACGAACAATTGCCGGTGCTGCAAGAACGATTGAAGGCGCGTTCTCAAAAAAGACCCAAGCCCGGAACCATTGGCTCGCGGACGGCAAGAAGACGTCAAGCCAGCCTGGGCCGCAGGCTTTCATGTGGAATGCGCAGGACCGCCGGTCAGCGCACGCACACGGGTCAGCCTGCAGCCAGCCGCCGCAACTGTTCTAACAGCCGCGCCGTGGTGAACGGTTTTTGGAGGAATTCCGTTCTTGACTCCTGCTGACTGTCATCAGCCGGCCGCAGGACACCCGCATCTTCCGTATAGCCGGAGATGAAGAGGACTGGCAGGTCCGGCCAGCGGAGGCGGAGGCGCTCGGCCAGTTCTTTGCCGGAGATGCCGGGCATGGTGAGGTCCGTCACGAGCACCGCGGGCGCGCTGGTGCGGTCCTGCCAGGCTTCCAGGGCCTCCTGAGCCGAACCGGCCTGGACGACGACGTAACCTTCCCGCTCGAGGGCGCGCGCGATGAGGGAGCGGATGCCAGGCTCGTCGTCGACGAGGAGGATGGTGTTCTGCGGCGGCACGGCGGAGGGGGCGCGGGGGCACTCGAGAACGAAGGCATGGTCTTCGAGAGCCATCGTGCCGCCGATCTTTTCCCAGCTCTTGATGTGCGCGGCGATGCCGACAGGAGGATCCGAGCCGGCCTTTTCACCGGAGAAGGGCTCGAAAAAGCGCTCCCGCGCTTCATCGCTCAGCGCGCCGCCGGGCCATTCCAGACGGAGCTGAACGCGGTCCGAGCCGCGCATGGCGACGCGCAGGGCGAGCCGTCTTCCTTCGCCGATCGCCCGGCAGAGATACCGTGAGGCGTCCACCAGGATCTGCTCCAGCAGTTCCGTCGAGGTCAGCGCGGAAACGCCGCGCTCCGGAGGCTGGGCATCCACGCACCACTGCGCCCAATCGGCTTTGCGCGCGTCCACCCACTGGCGGAGGTCGAGGGTCTCGACGGGATAGTCGCGCGCCACGGCGAGGGCGTTGAGATCTTTCGTGATGCGGCCGAGCCGCTCGGCAGCGCGCAGGATCTCGGCCATGCCTGCGCGGCGGACGTCGCCTTCCGGGAGGCTTTCGAGGATCTCTTCGCCGTAGCCTCCGATGATCATGAGGAGATTGTTGGCGACGTGGGCGACGCGGGCGCTGAGCCGCTCGATGGCGGCGCGTTTGGCGCGCTCGACGTCCGCGGGCAACGCCGGAGAAGGCGCCGCAGCCGGAGATTCCGGCTCCGGCGGCGGCTCCTTCTCCGTCTCCGAGGCATCTTCTTCCCGCCCGAGTTCGAGCACGGTCAGCAAGACTTCGGGTTGGCCGCCATCACGCCATGCCGGGGCAGGGTCGAGCATGAGCAGGAAGTGGCGGGCACCGGGGTCTTCGCCCGTCATGAGTTCGCAGTCCTCGATCGAGACGCCGGTCTCGGCGACATCGGCGACCCATTCGGCGACCGGGCAGCCGGGGAACAGGTCGTCGACCCTTGCCTGCGGCACGTCCCCGGGGGCGAGTGCGAACATCCTGCGGAAGGCTTCGTTGGCGGCGCGGAGAGCGCCGCAGCTGCCGGCGATGGCAACGGCGACGGGCAGCGAAGCGAGGATCTGCTGGAAATAGCGGCGCTCCGACTCGACGAGTTCGAGCAGACGGGCGACTTCCGCGCTTTTCCAGAACTGGTGCTCGACGCGCTGCATGACGGGCGCCTGTTATCAGTCTCCGGCGTCGTCCGGCGGCGGACAACGGCCCTGGCTTCCCAATCTTACTTCGGCGGGTACTGGGACTCGCGTTCTAAGGCGAACGCCTGTCAGGCGCGGGGATGGGCCTTATCGTAGACCTCCATCAGCTCACGCAGCGAGACCTGCGTGTATTTCTGGGTGGTGGAAAGCGAGGCGTGGCCGAGCAGTTCCTGGATGGCGCGCAGATCCGCGCCCGCATTGAGCAGGTGGGTGGCATAGGCGTGACGGAGGGAGTGCGGATGGAGGGAGGAGTCGCCGGCGAGGGCGACGGCGTAAAGGCGGAGGATTTTCTGGACGCCGCGGGCGGAGAGGCGCGCGCCGCGGTGATTGACGAAGACGGCTGTTTCGCCGGGCGCGGCGCGGCGGCATTCCATGTAGCGGCGGAGGGCATCGAGGGCGCGGGCGGGAATGGGCACCTGGCGCTCCTTTTTCCGCTTGCCGCGGACGCGGACCCAGCCTTCGCGGAGGTCGAGGTCGGCGAGGTTCATGCCTTCCAGTTCGCTGATGCGAAGCCCGCAGCCGTAGAGGATTTCGAGCAGGGCGAGGTCGCGTTCGGGATAGGGGCGCTCGAGTTTCCGTTCGGCAACAGCGTCGATGAGCGTGTTGGTCTGCTCCTCGGTGGGCACGGCGGGGAGGCGTTTGGGCAGGCGGGGCGTGGCGACGAGCTTCGCCTTGTTCACCTGGATGGCGCCGCGGCGGAGGCAGTGCTCGAAGAGGCTGCGGACGGCGGCGAGCTTGCGGCGGATGGTGGTCCTGTCGAGCCCGAGTTCGTGCAGGTGGGCGAGCCACTCGCGGAGTTCGAGGATGTCGATGCGGGCAGGCGCAGGCGGCTCGAGACCGCCTCGGGAGAAGTACTCGAGGAACTGGCGGAGATCGCCGCCATAGGTGGCGAGCGTCATCTCCGAGGCGTTCTGGCGGCGGAGTTCGGCGAGGTAGTCCTGGATCCAGCGTTCAAGCTCGCTCATGGCGTTCGAGCGCCTCCAGGGCGCGGCGGCAGAGTTCAGAGTGGCGCGCCTTGCGGTCTCTGTGCAGGCGGCGGCGCGTGTCTTCGTCGAGCTCTGGCAGAAGATCGAAGGCGATGTTGGCGGGCTGATAGGCCCCGCCCCGGGCGTGGGAGACGTAGTGTGCGAGCGAGCCGAGGGCGGTTTCGCGCGGCATGGGGCGGGGTTCTTCTCCGCGGGCGATGGCGGCCGCGGCGCGACCGGCGAGCAGACCGGTGGCGATGGACTCGACGTAGCCTTCGACGCCGGAGATCTGGCCAGCGAACAAAATGCGCGGATCCTGTTTCAGGCGCAGGGTGGCGTCGAGCAGCGCCGGGGCGTTGATGTAGGTGTTGCGGTGGATCTGGCCGAAGCGCAGGAACTCGGCGTGCTCGAGGCCGGGGATCATGCGGAAGATGCGCTTCTGCTCGCCGAACTTCATGTAGTTCTGGAAGCCGACCATGTTGTAGCTGCCGGCGCGAAGGTCTTCCTGGCGGAGCTGGACGACGGCCCAGGGGCGGCGGCCGGTGCGGGGATCGACGAGGCCGACGGGCTTCATGGGGCCGAAGCGGAGAGTGTCGCGGCCGCGGCGGGCGAGCTCTTCGATGGGGAGGCAGGCTTCAAAGAACGGAACCCGGCCCTGGCGGAGGGCGCGGTCCTCTTCGATGTGGGCGTCGGCGGGCTCGGCGGCGAGGACGGCGTCGACGAAGGCCTCGTAGTCGTCGCGCGTCAGGGGGCAGTTGAGGTAGTCGTCGCCGCCGTCGAGCGATTTGCCGTAGCGGGAGGCGGCGAAGACTTTTTCGCGGTCGATGGTGGCGGCGTCGACAATGGGGCTGATGGAGTCGTAGAAGTAGAGCCCTTCGCTGCCGGTCAGGCGGGCGATGTCTTCCGCGAGAGCGCCCGAGGTGAGCGGACCGGTGGCGACGATGACGATGCCGTCCGGCGGGATCTGGCGTACCTCTTCCCGCACGAGGCGGATGCGGGGCTCGGCGAGAATGGCGGCGGTGATGGCGCGGGCGAAGATCTCGCGGTCGACGGTGAGGGCGTGGCCGCCGGGCACGCGCGCCTGCGCCGCCGCTTTCATGCCAAGCGAGCCGAGGCGGCGGAGCTCTTCCTTGAGCAGCCACGAGGCGGTGTTTTCCGCGTCGCTCTTGAGCGAGTTGGAGCAGACGAGCTCGGCGAGATCGGCCGTTTTGTGGGCCTCGGTCTGCCGCAGCGGGCGCATTTCGTATAGGATGCAATCAAGCCCGGCGCGCGCAATCTGCCACGCGGCTTCCGTTCCGGCCAGGCCGCCGCCCAAAACATGAATGACCGGTTCTGATCCCAAGCTATTTCCATTGTAGGACTGCGATGAAGAGAATCCTCCTGTTTCTTCTGACGATCTGCGCGGGGCTGAGCGCGCAGGAGCCGATGCGGTATACGGTGCGGTTTCCGCAGCCGCACACGCATTATCTGGAAGTGACGGCGCAGGCGCCCGCCGGCGCGCCCGAGATCGAGCTGTATATGGCGGTGTGGACGCCGGGGTCGTATCTGGTGCGGGAGTATTCGAGGTTCGTCGAAGATTTCCGCGCGCGCGACGCACAGGGGCGGGCGCTGCGCTGGGAGAAGACGCGGAAGAACCGGTGGAAGGTGTACGCGGGCGGCGCGCCCTCGGTTGAAGTGTCCTACCGCGTGTATGCGCGCGAGATGAGCGTGCAGGGCAACTGGGTGGACTCGTCCTTCGCCATGCTGAACGGCGCGCCGACCTTCGTGACGCTGGCCGGCGGCGGAAAGCGCCGCCACGAGGTGCGACTGGAGCTGCCGCCGGCATGGACGAAGTCGATCAGCGGCATGAAAGAGGGGCCTGCGCCGCACTCGTGGATCGCCGAGGACTTTGACGAGCTGGTGGACTGTCCGATCTATGCTGGCAACGCGCCGATCCATGAGTTCACCGTGGCGGGCAAGAAGCATTACCTGGTAAATGAGGGCGAAGGTCCGTGGTGGGACGGGCCGGCGTCGGCGCGCGACGTGGCGAAAATCGTCGAAGTGTACGCGCGCATGTTCGGCGGGCTGCCGTACGAGAAGTATGTGTTTTTCAACCTTCTGACCGGCGCGGGCGGCGGGCTGGAGCATGCCAATTCGACGTGGATGAACACGAGCCGCTGGTCGTACGGAAACAGGCAGGAGGCGCCGGCGGCGGCGCCCGATCCCTCCGCGCCGCGCGTGCGGCGGCCGACGCGGCTGGGGTGGCTGGGGCTGGTGAGCCACGAGTATTTCCATCTGTGGAACGTGAAGCGGCTGCGCCCGGTGGAGCTGGGGCCGTTCGATTACGAGAACGAGAACTACACGCGGAGCCTGTGGCTGGCCGAGGGCGTGACGTCGTATTACGGGCCGCTGGCGCTGGCGCGGGCGAAGCTGTCGACGCGGGAACAGCTGCTGCAGGCGATGTCGCAGGCGATCGGGCAGCTGCAGGCGACGCCGGGGCGGCTGGTGACGCCGGTGGAGCAGGCGAGCTTCGATGCGTGGATCGGGCTCTACCGGCCGACGGAGAATTCGGCGAACGTGACGATCAGCTACTACACGAAAGGCCAGGTGATCGGGCTGCTGCTGGACGCAAAGATCCGGAAGCTGACCGGCGGGCGGCGTTCGCTGGACGATGCGATGCGGCTGGCGTATCAGAGATACGGCGGAGCGCGCGGCTACACGCCGCAGGAGTTCCGGGCGGTGTGCAACGAAGTGGCCGGGGCGGATCTGTCGGAGTGGTTCCGGAAGGCGCTGGAGACGACGGAAGAGCTGGACTACCAGGAGATGCTGGACTGGTTCGGGCTGCGGTTCCGTCCGGCGCAGGGGCGGCCGCAGATTGTCACGGGAATCAGCGTGAGCGCGAACACTCCGGGCCGCATCGTGATCTCCGGCCTGAGACGCGGCACGCCCGCCTATGACGCCGGCTTCAACGTGGAAGACGAGATCCTGGCGGTGAACGGCTTCCGG
This DNA window, taken from Bryobacteraceae bacterium, encodes the following:
- a CDS encoding peptidase M61; this translates as MKRILLFLLTICAGLSAQEPMRYTVRFPQPHTHYLEVTAQAPAGAPEIELYMAVWTPGSYLVREYSRFVEDFRARDAQGRALRWEKTRKNRWKVYAGGAPSVEVSYRVYAREMSVQGNWVDSSFAMLNGAPTFVTLAGGGKRRHEVRLELPPAWTKSISGMKEGPAPHSWIAEDFDELVDCPIYAGNAPIHEFTVAGKKHYLVNEGEGPWWDGPASARDVAKIVEVYARMFGGLPYEKYVFFNLLTGAGGGLEHANSTWMNTSRWSYGNRQEAPAAAPDPSAPRVRRPTRLGWLGLVSHEYFHLWNVKRLRPVELGPFDYENENYTRSLWLAEGVTSYYGPLALARAKLSTREQLLQAMSQAIGQLQATPGRLVTPVEQASFDAWIGLYRPTENSANVTISYYTKGQVIGLLLDAKIRKLTGGRRSLDDAMRLAYQRYGGARGYTPQEFRAVCNEVAGADLSEWFRKALETTEELDYQEMLDWFGLRFRPAQGRPQIVTGISVSANTPGRIVISGLRRGTPAYDAGFNVEDEILAVNGFRVRPEQWPSHLDNYKPGTTVEVLIARRDQLMTLKLPLEARTPESWTLEVRPEATEEQKARLAAWLNP
- the trmFO gene encoding methylenetetrahydrofolate--tRNA-(uracil-5-)-methyltransferase TrmFO — translated: MGSEPVIHVLGGGLAGTEAAWQIARAGLDCILYEMRPLRQTEAHKTADLAELVCSNSLKSDAENTASWLLKEELRRLGSLGMKAAAQARVPGGHALTVDREIFARAITAAILAEPRIRLVREEVRQIPPDGIVIVATGPLTSGALAEDIARLTGSEGLYFYDSISPIVDAATIDREKVFAASRYGKSLDGGDDYLNCPLTRDDYEAFVDAVLAAEPADAHIEEDRALRQGRVPFFEACLPIEELARRGRDTLRFGPMKPVGLVDPRTGRRPWAVVQLRQEDLRAGSYNMVGFQNYMKFGEQKRIFRMIPGLEHAEFLRFGQIHRNTYINAPALLDATLRLKQDPRILFAGQISGVEGYVESIATGLLAGRAAAAIARGEEPRPMPRETALGSLAHYVSHARGGAYQPANIAFDLLPELDEDTRRRLHRDRKARHSELCRRALEALERHERA
- the xerC gene encoding tyrosine recombinase XerC codes for the protein MSELERWIQDYLAELRRQNASEMTLATYGGDLRQFLEYFSRGGLEPPAPARIDILELREWLAHLHELGLDRTTIRRKLAAVRSLFEHCLRRGAIQVNKAKLVATPRLPKRLPAVPTEEQTNTLIDAVAERKLERPYPERDLALLEILYGCGLRISELEGMNLADLDLREGWVRVRGKRKKERQVPIPARALDALRRYMECRRAAPGETAVFVNHRGARLSARGVQKILRLYAVALAGDSSLHPHSLRHAYATHLLNAGADLRAIQELLGHASLSTTQKYTQVSLRELMEVYDKAHPRA